In Hevea brasiliensis isolate MT/VB/25A 57/8 chromosome 13, ASM3005281v1, whole genome shotgun sequence, a single genomic region encodes these proteins:
- the LOC110653858 gene encoding LOW QUALITY PROTEIN: mediator of RNA polymerase II transcription subunit 25 (The sequence of the model RefSeq protein was modified relative to this genomic sequence to represent the inferred CDS: inserted 2 bases in 2 codons; deleted 2 bases in 2 codons; substituted 3 bases at 3 genomic stop codons), giving the protein MAERQLIVAVEGFAALGHFWQTILSDYLEKIISIIALFEHCFPFWGIKCKAAFLLEFVFNLHLKYSFASCLVQRSGWTRDVDIFLQWLSAILFAGDGFNDTAIAEGLSEASMMFPCAANGSQTKQNIDGQRHCVLIVASNPHPLPTPVYXPQNQNLEQSENIDPQAESSHLSDAETVAKSFPHCSVSLSIICPKQLPKLRAIYNAIRMPFSLVLCIMRLPSQTLLLSVLDKACRLIEMLFPGDMVVFKPQISSQQQEKXQQQHHQQMQPQLQHQQQYPQLQQQQQLSQLQQQQQQQQLPQXLPQLQQQQLPRXLPQQQQQQQQQQMVGTGMXQAYVQGPGRSQLVSQGQVSSQGPTNMPGGGFMN; this is encoded by the exons ATGGCGGAGAGGCAACTGATCGTGGCCGTCGAAGGCTTCGCGGCCTTGGGCCACTTCTGGCAGACCATCCTTTCTGATTACCTTGAAAAGATTATCAG caTTATTGCCCTTTTTGAGCATTGTTTCCCTTTTTGGGGAATAAAATGTAAAGCTGCATTTCTGCTGGAATTCGTCTTTAATCTTCACTTAAAGTATTCTTTTGCCT CTTGCTTAGTGCAACGGAGTGGCTGGACAAGAGATGTTGACATCTTTTTACAATGGTTATCAGCCATTCTTTTTGCTGGTGATGGCTTCAATGACACCGCAATCGCAGAAGGTCTTTCTGAAGCTTCAATG ATGTTCCCTTGTGCTGCAAATGGAAGCCAAACTAAACAGAATATAGATGGGCAAAGGCATTGTGTTCTTATCGTAGCAAGTAACCCTCATCCCTTGCCAACACCAGTCTATTGACCACAAAATCAAAATTTGGAGCAGAGTGAAAATATTGATCCGCAAGCTGAGAGT AGTCATCTATCTGATGCAGAGACCGTTGCTAAATCATTTCCTCAT TGCTCTGTTTCTCTGTCCATCATTTGTCCAAAGCAGCTGCCAAAACTTAGAGCAATCTACAATGCAATAAGAATGCCATTCTCTCTTGTCTTGTGCA TCATGCGGTTGCCATCTCAGACTTTACTGCTTTCTGTTTTGGACAAGGCCTGCCGCTTGATAGAAATGCTTTTTCCTGGG GATATGGTTGTGTTTAAGCCACAAATATCCAGTCAGCAGCAAGAAA TGCAACAGCAGCATCACCAGCAGATGCAACCACAGCTGCAACATCAACAACAGTATCCTCAGTTGCAGCAACAGCAGCAACTCTCACAACTT CAACAacaacagcagcagcagcaactTCCACAGTAGCTTCCACAGCTACAGCAGCAGCAACTTCCACGGTAGcttccacagcagcagcagcagcagcagcaacaacAAATGGTTGGGACTGGAA GGCAAGCATATGTTCAAGGTCCAGGCCGGTCTCAATTAGTTTCTCAGGGACAAGTTTCATCACAAGGGCCAACAAACATGCCTGGTGGCGGCTTTATGAATTGA
- the LOC110653859 gene encoding uncharacterized protein LOC110653859, giving the protein MRKLESDQLATSISLPTTINAECFCVAPIVFEDVIAVRDSVSLEHLKELSSRRRVIEHSINQTSFIIEAIAREMSGGSTSRSEQFDPNEVTCSDHFYISQPECLRLEHYLPLLENFIYHADIVNNSPKFFQIDTLFLYGAVLRERALEFLPADLEQSAFIFREAAGVFHYLAHEVLPSLHSAISAEKPPEATSSVTSAISLICLAKAQAVYIRKAEEKGNTGFGVLEKLHHGVADLLSEAVGTLNSGIGDSKGISSRFLEFITSCKALHELRSQTYFAEGLKNDGQVGIAIGVLRNALINMK; this is encoded by the exons ATGAGAAAACTTGAAAGCGACCAGTTGGCCACCTCTATATCTCTACCCACAACCATTAACGCTGAATGCTTCTGCGTAGCTCCT ATTGTGTTTGAAGATGTAATTGCTGTGCGTGATTCTGTATCTCTGGAGCATCTGAAAGAGTTGAGCTCCAGGCGTAGGGTTATTGAGCACTCCATTAATCAAACAAGCTTCATAATAGAAGCTATTGCAAGAGAAATGTCTGGTGGATCCACTTCTCGTTCTGAGCAG TTTGATCCAAACGAAGTTACTTGTAGTGATCACTTCTACATTTCTCAGCCA GAATGCCTCAGACTGGAACATTACCTGCCATTATTGGAAAATTTCATTTATCATGCTGATATCGTCAACAACA GTCCAAAGTTTTTTCAAATTGATACCCTTTTCCTTTATGGAGCAGTACTCAGGGAGAGGGCCTTGGAGTTTCTGCCAGCAG ACTTAGAGCAATCAGCCTTCATCTTCAGGGAAGCTGCCGGAGTCTTTCATTATCTAGCTCATGAGGTTCTTCCCTCTTTACATAGTGCAATATCTGCAGAAAAGCCACCAGAAGCTACCTCATCTGTGACTTCTGCTATTAGTCTCATTTGTTTGGCTAAGGCCCAG GCTGTATACATAAGAAAGGCTGAGGAAAAAGGAAATACAGGGTTTGGTGTTTTGGAAAAGCTGCACCATGGCGTTGCAGACCTGCTCAGTGAGGCAGTTGGTACTTTAAATTCTGGGATTGGAGACTCCAAGGGTATTTCATCACGCTTTTTG GAATTTATAACATCATGCAAGGCTTTACATGAGTTACGAAGTCAGACATACTTTGCTGAAGGTTTAAAGAATGATGGCCAAGTTGGAATTGCCATTGGGGTTCTTCGTAATGCATTAATCAATATGAAATAG